One Pantoea eucalypti genomic region harbors:
- the azoR gene encoding FMN-dependent NADH-azoreductase, protein MSTVLVLKSSILAGYSQSSQLADFYVEQAKAQGKEVTVRDLAANPIPVLDGELVGAMRPSDTPLSPRQQEALDLSDELIAELQAHDEIVIAAPMYNFNIPTQLKNYFDLIARAGVTFRYTEAGPEGLVKGKTAVVISSRGGIHKDTPTDLLTPYVKLFLGFIGITDVEFVFAEGIAYGPEVASKATAEAKDAITQIVTA, encoded by the coding sequence ATGAGCACAGTTTTAGTTCTGAAATCAAGCATCCTTGCAGGCTACTCACAATCAAGCCAGCTCGCTGACTTCTACGTTGAACAGGCAAAGGCACAGGGTAAAGAAGTTACTGTACGTGACCTGGCGGCTAACCCGATTCCGGTTCTGGATGGTGAGTTAGTGGGTGCAATGCGTCCTTCTGATACGCCACTCTCCCCGCGTCAGCAGGAAGCACTGGATCTGTCCGATGAACTGATTGCAGAACTGCAGGCTCATGATGAAATCGTCATTGCCGCGCCAATGTACAACTTCAACATCCCTACGCAGCTGAAAAACTATTTCGACCTGATTGCCCGTGCTGGCGTGACGTTCCGCTACACCGAAGCAGGCCCGGAAGGTCTGGTTAAAGGCAAAACTGCAGTGGTTATCTCAAGCCGTGGTGGCATTCACAAAGATACCCCAACTGACCTGCTGACCCCTTACGTCAAGCTGTTCCTTGGCTTCATCGGCATCACTGACGTTGAGTTCGTGTTTGCTGAAGGCATCGCCTACGGTCCGGAAGTGGCCAGCAAAGCGACCGCTGAAGCGAAAGATGCTATCACGCAGATCGTGACCGCATAA
- a CDS encoding YdbL family protein codes for MKRISAALLLALTMAHPAWALTLDEARQSGRAGETLSGYLAARSQDSETLALVQRINAGRQQEYQRLAGQNNLSTADVASIAGQKLVSRAAAGEYVRGINGQWLRKEADSSN; via the coding sequence ATGAAACGCATAAGCGCGGCGCTGTTACTTGCCCTGACGATGGCGCACCCTGCCTGGGCACTGACGCTCGACGAGGCAAGGCAATCAGGCCGTGCAGGTGAAACGCTCTCCGGCTATCTGGCGGCACGTTCGCAGGACAGTGAAACGCTGGCGCTGGTGCAGCGGATTAATGCCGGGCGTCAGCAGGAGTATCAGCGGCTGGCCGGGCAGAACAATCTCTCCACGGCCGATGTGGCCAGCATTGCCGGACAGAAGCTGGTGAGCCGTGCTGCAGCGGGAGAGTATGTGCGTGGCATTAATGGTCAATGGCTGAGAAAAGAGGCAGACAGCAGCAACTAA